The Acanthopagrus latus isolate v.2019 chromosome 13, fAcaLat1.1, whole genome shotgun sequence genome contains a region encoding:
- the yipf5 gene encoding protein YIPF5, with protein sequence MSGFDNFNTDFYQSSYSVDDQNQAGYGYNNAETPYKQPYGQYDYSQPMAYSSPGMMAPQQPYTGQIFQPTQTYTPSTSQSMYSSTFDDEPPLLEELGINFDHIWQKTLTVLHPMKVADGSIMNETDLAGPMVFCLAFGATLLLSGKIQFGYVYGISAIGCLGMYCLLNLMSMTGVSFGCVASVLGYCLLPMILLSSFGVLFSLQGMMGIILTAAIIGWCSLSASKIFISALAMDGQQLLVAYPCALLYGVFALISVF encoded by the exons atgtCAGGGTTTGACAACTTCAACACAGACTTCTACCAGTCCAGCTACAGTGTAGACGACCAAAACCAGGCCGGCTACGGCTACAACAATGCTGAAACCCCCTACAAACA GCCATATGGTCAGTATGACTACTCCCAGCCCATGGCTTACTCTTCCCCGGGGATGATGGCGCCCCAGCAGCCATACACAGGACAGATCTTCCAGCCCACACAGACCTACACTCCATCCACTTCACAGTCCATGTACAGCAGCACCTTTGATGATGAGCCACCACTGCTAGAAG AATTAGGAATCAACTTTGACCACATCTGGCAGAAGACCCTGACGGTTCTCCATCCGATGAAGGTAGCAGACGGCAGCATCATGAACGAGACAGACCTGGCTGGCCCCATGGTCTTCTGTTTGGCCTTCGGAGCGACGCTTCTCCTG TCAGGTAAGATCCAGTTTGGCTACGTGTATGGTATCAGTGCGATCGGCTGCCTCGGTATGTACTGCCTGCTCAACCTGATGAGTATGACGGGCGTGTCTTTCGGCTGTGTGGCCAGCGTGCTGGGATACTGTCTCCTCCCAATGATCCTCCTCTCCAGCTTCGGAGTCCTCTTCTCTTTACA gGGCATGATGGGAATTATACTAACAGCAGCAATCATTGGCTGGTGCAGTTTGTCAGCCTCAAAGATCTTCATCTCAGCGTTGGCCATGGATggccagcagctgctggttgCTTACCCCTGCGCTCTCTTATATGGAGTCTTTGCACTCATCTCTGTCTTCTAA